A region of Neovison vison isolate M4711 chromosome 7, ASM_NN_V1, whole genome shotgun sequence DNA encodes the following proteins:
- the MARVELD3 gene encoding MARVEL domain-containing protein 3 isoform X2, translated as MEGTSGAREPRARPRERDPGRHPRPDRDRHPERHRDRSGDRRRERNGGERRDGDRDRGRHQDPRQDRHRVADLRAGEQRVWEKSHQSRTRDRPRRPTWDAAPPPWPAPWETPELPPQRKERFGASGPASYSEPTAGRYLPSNPRSGLEEVEYYQSEAEGLLDCHKCKYLCTGRACCQMLEVLLNLLILACSSVSYSSTGGYTGITSLGGIYYYQFGGAYSGFEGADGEKAQQLDVQFYQLKLPTVTAAMAYSGALMAFCCLLVLLGVLRVPWHCPPWLLIEGLLDVLIAGAYVPALYFYFHQLSAAYASPVCREREALYQSKGYSGFSCTFHGGDIGAAVFAVLSIGLFALGAVLAIRGYRQVRKLKKKPAEMLEF; from the exons ATGGAAGGTACGTCGGGGGCTCGGGAGCCCCGGGCCCGGCCTAGAGAGCGGGACCCTGGCAGGCACCCCCGCCCGGACCGAGACCGCCACCCCGAGCGACACCGGGACCGATCCGGGGACCGGCGGAGGGAGAGAAACGGGGGCGAGCGGAGGGACGGGGACCGGGACAGGGGAAGGCACCAAGACCCTCGCCAGGACAGACACCGGGTAGCGGACCTTCGCGCCGGTGAACAAAGAGTCTGGGAAAAGTCCCATCAAAGTCGGACGCGGGACAGACCCCGGAGGCCGACCTGGGACGCAGCCCCGCCCCCCTGGCCCGCACCTTGGGAAACCCCGGAGCTACCGCCCCAGAGGAAGGAGCGCTTCGGAGCCAGTGGCCCGGCAAG TTACAGTGAACCCACTGCAGGGAGATACCTGCCCTCGAACCCCAGGTCTGGACTAGAGGAAGTGGAATATTACCAGTCAGAGGCTGAAGGACTCCTGGATTGCCATAAATGCAAATACTTGTGCACTGGAAGAG CCTGCTGCCAGATGCTGGAGGTGCTCCTGAACTTGTTGATCCTGGCCTGCAGCTCTGTGTCTTACAGTTCCACAGGGGGCTACACGGGCATCACCAGCCTGGGGGGCATTTACTACTACCAGTTCGGAGGCGCTTACAGTGGTTTCGAGGGTGCCGATGGCGAGAAAGCACAGCAGCTGGACGTCCAGTTCTACCAGCTGAAGCTGCCCACGGTCACTGCGGCCATGGCCTACAGCGGAGCCCTCATGGCCTTCTGCTGCCTCCTTGTCCTCCTGGGCGTCCTGCGGGTCCCGTGGCACTGCCCCCCATGGCTGCTGATTGAAGGCTTGTTGGACGTGCTCATCGCGGGGGCCTACGTCCCTGCTCTGTACTTCTACTTCCACCAGCTCTCGGCTGCCTATGCGTCCCCGGtgtgcagagagagggaggcgCTGTACCAGAGCAAAGGGTACAGCGGCTTCAGCTGCACTTTCCACGGGGGGGATATAGGAGCTGCGGTCTTCGCCGTCCTgagcattgggctctttgctctgggGGCTGTGCTGGCCATCCGCGGTTACCGGCAGGTCAGGAAGCTCAAAAAGAAGCCTGCAGAGATGTTGGAGTTTTAG